atgctgTTAAAACTCAGCAAGTGGTTAGATGTCTACAGAAAGGAAAACAGTTATAttttcaggttgaagatccttCAACAGAATTCAGATGTAGGGTCTTTActagcatttttgttttttttatttcaacccatcTGACTCCACTGGAACTTTTCAAATATCAGAAGTAAAAATCAATCAAAGACAGGCAGGCTCAAACTTCAAGTCTTGTCTTGGTCTCTTACTGTCCAGATTCTACTGAGAAATCTGTGTAGGCTGCTTCTCTTTCAAAGACCCTGCAAAAGTATCTGAACACTAGTTATTAAAGAGCAACATTCTGATATTAATATTGACTAAATTCATTGATGCTTAAGCTATTAATAGTTATGCTAAGCATGCTTCCTGTTGCAATATGAAAGGGCAATGTAGACTGGTTTTCAAAAATTAAAACTAATTTTGCATCAGATTAACTTTAGAGACTCTTGATATCTGACCTTTGATTAACCTGTTGTTTGTGCTTCTTTGGTTCAATCTTAATTGAATGCTGACAGAACAATAACAAGGACTAAGGAAAACATCCTACCCAGCACGAATGTACAGCATGTATGAATGTACACAAATATGTATTCAGCTAATTAGCCAATGGGACAGAAATATTTTGTATTGCTCATCAAAACCGGCAGCAATAACAGACttctagattttttttaatcccttAGTTTCACCTATTCGACATCGCAGATATCATCAAATTATTCTCCAAACCACATAGCGAGGAAGATATTTTCTCTTTGCAGTCATCAATGTTCAAAAACGAAGAACTAAATATCACTACGTCAATATCAGACCAACTCCTGGTGTCGGTCCCCTTGAAGTAAGAACCACCCTGTGAAGAATTATGTCATCATGTGAATTTTGTTATCATGAGTTCACAAAGCAGTTAATATGCAACAAAAATGTAATCACAATCAAAGTATTAACGATGTGGTGACCAGTTTGCACATGCAAACTTGACCTGCATAAATGACCTAATCTTTGGATTTCAACCAAAAATTTCTTGAGTTATAAATGTTTTATTTAGATGTTTCCTTTAACATTGCACAATTAGCTTTCCTCGCTTTTATCATGAATCCCATAATTCATAGAGATTTGTAAATGTTTCATGTAATTACCTAGCAGTAGAAAATCAACAAGAGCACTTAAGTCATTTCTGGTACTAATCTTGCTATAGATTATTTGAAGCTCACAGCAATGTAGTATGAAATTTCCTATTTCTATACACTGATTTTATGACCCATCAGGTAACTGGAGACATGTGCACCTTTCCTGTCTGTTACAATCTTCTGGTACATTCATTTCCACGCATAGTTATCCAGCAAGATTGCCATAGTGATATGGCCATGGTTACACATCAGGAACATGGGCCTGAGATTAGATACCACTGTgattaatctgaggaaggacattcttgccatagagggagtacagagaaggttcaccagactgattcctgggatggcaggactttcatatgaagaaagactggatagactcaacttgtacacgctagaatttagaagattgaggggggatcttatagaaacttacaaaattcttaaggggttggacaggctagatgcaggaagattattcccgatgttggggaagtccagaacaaggggtcactgtttaaggataagagggaagtcttttaggaccaagttgagaaaataattttttacacagagagtggtgaatctgtggaaatctctgccacagaaggtaattgaggccagttcattggctatatttaagagggagttagatgtggcccttgtagctaaagggatcagggggtatggagagaaggcagggatgggatactgagttggatgatcagccatgatcatatcgaatggcggtgcaggctcgaagggccgaatggcctactcctgcacctattttctatgtttctatgtgatcaaATGTTATGATTTTTATCTCATGTCAGATGGGGTTACAATTTCAATCCTTAATTTCCTTAACGTTGGCTTTTAGCTGAGTCTGTATGGTAactcatatttcactgtaccttaattggtgcaagtgacaataaatgcgaacTTAAACTTCAACGACTTTATTACTTTGATGTAAGGAAGATCCAAGCAAGTTGCTGACTTCTGCTTCCAGCCCGCTGAGCTGACCGAGATGAGTGAATTTGTTTCTGCTTGCTGACTGCCTGATTAGGGGGGCTAAAGAAAATGTTTTATAATGCTTAATAATTTACAAATTTCGCCTAACAATCTCTTTTTTTCATGGTGGTATCATAATGCCAGTTGAGAAGGTGTAAATTAAAGATCAAATTATtttcaatctcctctttaacctgaAAAGGTACATACCAGAATCCTGGATGGTCAATATTCTTGTGAGCAGAACCATAGCTTTATGTCCAACAACATTTTGATCTCAACAGAATCACAAAACAGGCTTTTTTGTGGAAAATTCCAGTTCTATAAGATGCTTGACAGACTACAGAAACCAAAGCAATCGTAATAATTCTAAATTACAATGTAGAAGTATGGGGAACATTCAAAGCTTCCTGAAAGTTGCTTTCCCAGAATTTAGCAAAAACATATGAAAGTGGTACTACCTTGATCAGTCGAGTTACAGTTATGGGACAGCATTTTTGGATTAAGTCAATGAAGTTTTCTACTTCCCCTGCACAAGCCACTCTCATCAGTCCCATCTGCGGTCGAAGGTTTGTTTCTACAAATATCTGTAATAGCTGTGGACTTCTTTGATCCAGTATACTATCTGCGCAGAATGCtgttgacattcttgctataacaATATAATCAAaggttatatattttttaaagagctTACATTTTAAAAGCATATATAACAAATACTTGCACAGCAActtaaaatagaaaaataaatcttgtgttgttttgtttagtttagtttagtttagagatacagcgtggaaacaggctcttcggtccaccgagcaATCTATCACAAGCTGGACTACCTTTACATAATCTGAAATAACCtagtcattgttatttttttactAAGAGTGACAGTGGGGAACATTAAGCAGAGATAGCTCCAAACTGATGGCTCTACTAGTCTATTCCCTCACAAGGGAAATCCAAACATTTTGTGCTCTATTAAATGGAGCAGGATTATGACCAAAGTAACATATAGAGGATAATTTTACAGAGCTTTTTTTGACTGGGTTTAATTATACAGCTTCTCAATATCTATAAACCCACCCAAAATAGTGAATAATCATGGAGTAAATTTACATCTAAGTGTTAATACTTTAATTGAAATATAATAATGTTTGGCATTAATTTCTCCTTCCATAAGGGTTCCTTCTAATTGACCTAGAATGCAATGAGCAAAAGGCTTGTTTGAAGATGGGTTACCTCTTTGGCTGGCTGTAAAATGATGATCTTGCCTTTCATGCTGCTCCCTGCTGTGGATAGTTCCAAAACTCCTGCCACACATACGGCAAGAAACACTCTTTCCTGATGCCACAAATTTGTCCTCATGCTGTTGGGGCTGATCCCAATGTAGGTACTCTCTTGACAAACTATGTTCCTCTTTGCAATGTACCATCTACAGTTGAAACAAAGCACATTGACTGGATATATAATTCAAATTATACGCTCAGTTACAAAATTCACAAAGGACAGCACTATGCATCGTTACTGGTCATGATTTTGCATAGTAATTCACATTTTGATTGTGCATTACTAAAATAGCAAATATTTTGCTTAGTTTTATTGAAGTCAATACATTTTAACAAAGATGTTATAACTATATTAATGCAATATTAGTGCTTTCTGCACAGAACACTCATGGAGATAGAGGATTGTATTTTATTCCTAAATAATTTTGAGTTGTTGCTGAAGCCTGAGGCTGTCCTAGATGGAAAGCTAGTTTTAAGAAAACATAAATCTATTAGAAACAGAAGGTTTATAGTGATTAATGTTATTTCACTCCATGTACCTATCCTTGCCCCATATTCCACAATCCTTAAGATTATCAAAAGCCTGTCTTAGATTTTAAAATAACTGACAGGATATTGTCATTTTTGGATATATTTTCTCACTGTACCTGATATATTTTCTCACTGTACATTTTTCCATAACGCAAACTGGATATAACACAATTGATGAACTAAGGAACACTATTTGTATTACAGGCTAAAATTGGTAAATTAATTTAGAATTAATGATTTCTAATCTTCCCTTTGCATGGAGCTGCACCATATAACACACTCATACTTCATGGCAAATGGTTCTGCACACCCACCTGATCATGCTCCTTCAATTTTTCTCGCTGTACCTCAGTTCCGCATTTATCACAATACACTTTTCCAATATGTTTAGTCTGGAAATGGTGCTTTAGGGCCATTTGACTGGCAAAGTCATTGCCACATCGCACACAGTTGTATGATTTAACTGGCTGCATAATCCTATGACATATCCATCAGTTTGTGAAGATCACCTACAAATTATGCAAATAATAAATTAATGTCAGATATACTGACCATGCGAAATGCAAGTGAATGGgccaccacccaccccctcctcactcccccggCAATTTCCACCCTCTGGCTCGACATTCtgcaaattgtattgtattgtattcaaatttattgtcattgtctcaattagagacaacaaaatgaatttccctttagttagtatcataaaaataaaaaaataataaatattaaaaaatattaaaaaaaataaaatagaaattaaaataaaataaaaaaaagcacaaacacagaaagtccacgacgcaacataacacagtggcaccaaggtgaggaaggcaccatagtccattCTAAAAGAATGTCCATtctagaaagaagaaaaagaaaataaacagagaataaattcagtcccttgagagGGGTGACACAGAATCAGGAGAtgcagagtcagtatggatagaactgaggaattgtaagggtaaaaatatactaatgggagttatctgcaggcccccaaacagtagcctggatatagggtgcaaattgaatcaagagttaaaattggcatgtcgtaaatgGTGCTTTAGGGCCATTTGACTGGCAAAGTCATTGCCACATCGCACACagttgtatgattttactggctgCATAATCCTACGAAATATCCATCAGTTTGTGAAgatctgaaatcagagggagaggagcctgaggtcgtggcacatataggtaccaatgacataggtaaaaaaagagaagtggTCCTaaagggagaatttagggagttgggaggagagttaaggaaaaggaccaaaaaagtaacaatctcaggattacggcctgtgccacgcgacagtgagagtaggaatggagcgaggtggaggacaaatgcgtggctgaaggactggtgcagtgggcagggattcaagtttctagaTCATTGGGACcgcttttggggaaggtgcgacctgtacagaaaggacgggttgcacttaaACCCgaaggggaccaatatcctggcggggagatttgcaaaggctactggggagactttaaactagaatggatGGGGAGGAGGGTCTCATGTGGAGAAAGCTAGTGGActgagtgtgaggcaggaggcagagaagggaagcactcggacccaaaatctaggggagaaagaagaaaaagaaaataaacagagaataagaggcggtgggtttcttaaatgtgcacattttaatgctaggagcattgtaagaaaggtggatgagcttagaatcTGGATTGCCACTTGGAAGTATGATATTGTGGCGATCAGtggaacatggttgcaggagggctgtgattggaaactaaatattccaggatttcgttgtttCAGgtctgatagaattggaggggcaagaggtggaggtgttgcattgcttgtcagggaagatattacagcagtgctttggcaggatagattggagggctcgtgtgggggggctatttgggtggaactgggaagtgggaaaggtggagcaacacttataggggtgtattatagaccgccaaatggggagcgagaattggaagagcaaatatgtaaggagatagcagttattagtagtaagcacaaggtagtgattgtgggcgatttcaattttccacacatagactgggaaacacattctgtaaatgggctggatggtttggagtttgtaaaatgtgtgcaggatagtttttgcagcaatacatagaggtacctactagagaaggggcagtgctggacctcctgttaggaaatgagacaggtcaggtggcggagatatgcgttggggagcacttcgggtccagtcatcacaataccattagtttcaatataattatggagagggtcagaactggacctagggttgagatttttgattggagaaaggctaactttgatgagatgcgaaaggattcaaaagtagtgaattgggacattttgttttatgggaaggatgtagaagagaaatggaggacatttaaaggggacattttaagagtacagaatctttatgtccctgttcggttgaaaggaaatagtaaaaattggaaagagccatggttttcaagggaaattggacacttggtttggaaaaagagggagacctacaat
This portion of the Leucoraja erinacea ecotype New England chromosome 3, Leri_hhj_1, whole genome shotgun sequence genome encodes:
- the LOC129695872 gene encoding 2'-5'-oligoadenylate synthase 1A-like isoform X1; amino-acid sequence: MQPVKSYNCVRCGNDFASQMALKHHFQTKHIGKVYCDKCGTEVQREKLKEHDQMVHCKEEHSLSREYLHWDQPQQHEDKFVASGKSVSCRMCGRSFGTIHSREQHERQDHHFTASQRARMSTAFCADSILDQRSPQLLQIFVETNLRPQMGLMRVACAGEVENFIDLIQKCCPITVTRLIKGGSYFKGTDTRSWSDIDVVIFSSSFLNIDDCKEKISSSLCGLENNLMISAMSNRILVERKASHSLRFQFKCFKDLHIHHFDVIFCYDLLGPIASQDAKRNLYRQLYNCGDDVKIQLYSISLLKYQVDFVKASTLGVKDLIRLVKHWFKTSLAKPTEANRFRRLPSSYAMELITIYVWQLAGKPIFFSLVQGLRAVLKCLVNYSDILIIWCDHYDKNFSIVKKVLQKESRPFILDPVNPTFNVCENSNAWDEVTHVAQQSLLKPLLSGVQAKAPWLFTNNW
- the LOC129695872 gene encoding 2'-5'-oligoadenylate synthase 2-like isoform X3, giving the protein MQPVKSYNCVRCGNDFASQMALKHHFQTKHIGKVYCDKCGTEVQREKLKEHDQMVHCKEEHSLSREYLHWDQPQQHEDKFVASGKSVSCRMCGRSFGTIHSREQHERQDHHFTASQRARMSTAFCADSILDQRSPQLLQIFVETNLRPQMGLMRVACAGEVENFIDLIQKCCPITVTRLIKGGSYFKGTDTRSWSDIDVVIFSSSFLNIDDCKEKISSSLCGLENNLMISAMSNRILVERKASHSLRFQFKCFKDLHIHHFDVIFCYDLLGPIASQDAKRNLYRQLYNCGDDVKIQLYSISLLKYQVDFVKASTLGVKDLIRLVKHWFKTSLAKPTEANRISSLFLLTSLVLIWSSTPGCSSFVLRMSYAC